The genome window CCCAGAGCGTCTCAAGGGCCTCTCCGGCCGAGGCATTGGCCCCGCGCAGCGATTCCGCGTCGATGAACAGCGTATCCACCTCGTTGTCCGCGGGGACGTTCCCGCCCGCATCGGGAACGGACTGGGCCAGAACTTCCTTCTTTTCCCCAAGGAGCTTCTCGATCCGTTCGGATTTGCTGTTGTCGCGGGTGATGACCAGAATCTTTCTCATGCAAAGGCCTCCTGGTCCGTTTTTTACTGCCAGTTTCACGGGAAGACAATGGATATCAGCATGAAATGCCGGTGGATTTCATTCGAAAAAATTGCCGCCAAAAACATCGCCCTGGCCCACGTGAAATCAACAAACGGCCAGCAAAGACGCAACCTTCCGAAATCACTGAATTCATACCGAGATGAAACCCAAGAACCAAAAGGTGCCTGCTTTTGTTTTCCGCTACGTGTGCTATTGAGAATGGCTTGAACCATACCCACGACAACCCAGGAGAATAGAGATGTTGAATTTCATGGTGGATACCGAGAAGTGCACCCAGTGCGGAGAATGTGCCCGGGACTGTGTCTTCGGCGTCATCACGATGGACGGGTTCCCTTCCATCAACGCGGAAAGAGCGGGAATGTGCTGCCGCTGCCAGCATTGCCTGGCCGTGTGCAAACCCGGAGCCATCAGCATTCTCGGCAAGAACCCTGCCGATAGCGTGCCGCTCTCGCGCAATTTGCCCGCCCCCGAACAGATGGAGGCGCTGATCCTGGGCCGCCGTTCCATCCGAAGATACAAAAAGGAAAACGTCGACCCGAAGCTCATCCGCCACCTGCTGGAACTGACGACCCACGCCCCCACCGCCGTGAATCAGCAGTTGACCCGGCTCACGGTGGTGGACAACCGCGAAGCCATGGACAGGCTGCGCGAACGGACCGCCGAAGCAGCGGACAAGGCCATCCGGGAGGGACGAATCCCCCAGGGAATGGAACGCATCGCAAGCTTCATTCAGGGAGGCGGGGACGGCGAGGACGTGATCTTCCGCAATGCGCCGCACCTGCTGGTGGCCTCGGCCCCCAAGGACGCACTGGCCCCCGCAGCGGATTGCCATATCGCCCTGAGCTATTTCGAGCTGCTGGCCAACAGCCATGGGATCGGCACGGTCTGGGACGGCATCGCCCGGTCGGTCATGGACGTCATTGCGCCCGAAATTCGAGAACTGCTGGGAATACCGGCCGACCATCTCGTTGTCGCGGCCATGGTCTTCGGGAAACCCGCAGTGAAATACCACCGGTCCGTGCAGCACTCCACGGACAACATTCACCGGGCCTCCCTGTAACCGGCACAAGAAAAAGGCCCGGAAGAGAATTTCCGGGCCCTCATGGATTCAGGCTGTCTCAGCCCCGCGCGGGCTGAAGCTCCTTGGCGAAATGCACGCAGTCCTCGCCCGGGGCGTAATAGTCCTTCAACCTGCCCTCTTCGATGTACCCGGTGCTCCAGTAGAAATTCCTGGTGGGCTCGTACAGGGGCCGGGAGGAAGTCTCCAGAAAGAGCTTGCGCCCCTGCCGCGCGGCAACCCGTTCCTCGACCTTGCGCAGAATCTGCGTACCGTATCCCTGCCCCTGGCACAGGCGGTCCACCACGATCCAATAGAGATGGTAGCTGCCCTCGGTGCAGGCAATGGGCCCGTAGCAGGCGAATCCGGCCGGGGACCGATTCTCCCCGTCATGCGAAAAGGCCAGCAGAAACATGTACCCGCTCGACTCCCCACCTGTGATGGCGGCCCAGGCCAGCTCTTCCACCACGTTGACCTCATCCTCGGAAAGAAATCCCGTACCCGCAGTGATGGCGCACAGGCTCCTGACGTCCTCCATGCGGACTTCATCCAAAAACCGCAGCGTGCACCCCACTGTATGGGCAGGCTCAGCTTCCTGCTTTTTCATACCTGTTCAAGGCTCCTTCAATGATTGCCTGAATGATGTCGGCGTCCTCCCATCCGTAATGGCGGGAGGTGGCAATGAATCCCGCGTCTTCGGAAAGACAGGGGTTGGCATTGACGTCGATGACGTATTCCCGGCCCTGGGCGTCGGTCCTGAAATCGATGCGGGCATAGCCCCGCAGGCCCAGTGCGCTCCAACAATTGTTCGCCGTGTGCTGCAGCCGGTGCGCCAGGTAAGGGTCCTCCCCGGCGAAATCGAAGCTCCGCACGGACGCAAGATCCTCGTCCGAGCCCTGCACCCACTTGGCGGAATAGCCCACGATCTTGGTGGGCAGGTCCTTGCGGAAAACGATCTCCGCCGCTCCCAGGGAAACGGCCTTCCGGACCGGATACTCCACCAGGGCCACACTGAATTCGCGGCCATCGATGAACCGCTCCGCAATGCAGGAACTCCCGGTTTTTTCCCGGAAATCCCGCATGGACGAAAGCAGCGCTTCCCTTTCCTCTGCCCGAAGCACCGCAGTGTCGTCCAGGCCGACGGATGCGTGCTCGCTGCGGCTCTTGATGATATACATCCCCGGCCCCTGGAACGCCCCGTTCTCCACCTCGGCCAGCCCGGCTCCCCACGGGGTGGGCAACCCCACCGCGTTCAGCCGTTTCTTGACCGACAGCTTGTCGCAGGTCAGGCTCAGCACGGCGCTGTCCGACCCGGTAAAGGGCAGGCCGCCCTTCTGGAAAAGCACCGGCGCGATGCCGGCCAGGGCGTCCGAGCCCAGCATGCTTTCCACCAGGTTGAAGACCACGTCGGGCCGGATGGATTCCAAGGCGCCGCAGGCCTCGGCCAGGTTGTCCCCCAGCTCCACCTCCACCACGCTCCAGTCCAGCTGCCTCAGGATGCGGGCCACGAATTCGGACTGGGCCAGCACGTCAAGGTCATCCGCCGATGCGCCCGGATCGAGTCGGGTGCGCACGATAGCCACGGTCTTCCTGGTCATGCGACTCTCCAGGGTTCGGTATCGCCCTTGGGCAGGCGAGCCGCCGCAGACCGGAAAATGGCGCCAATCAGTTCCTCGTACCGGTGCCCCGCCTGCCGCCACAGGATGGGGAGGTCGGAGCTTTCCGGATTGAGTCCGGGTAGGGGGTTGACCTCGATGAAGGTGGGCATACCCTCCCTGTCCAGGCGCACGTCTATGCGTCCGCCGTCCAGACATCCCAGCCCCTTCCAGGCCCGAAGCGCCAGCCTGGCCGAACTCATGGCGGCGAAATCGTCCACCAGCTCGTAGCGAACGCGCTTTTTCCAATCCTGCTTGTTTTCGTAGGTGTAGGCGGACGCATCTCCCTTTTCCGTGGCCAACACTTCCAGCACCCCGGCGATGCGCGCTTCGTCGCCGCTGCCCAGGATGCCCACGGTAAATTCCCGGCCGGGGAGGAACGTCTCCACCAGCACCGGCTGCCGGAACCGGGCCAGCAGGTCGCCGCAGGTGGCCCGCAGCTCGTCATGGTTCCGGGTCAGGGAACGGCTGCTGATGCCCTTGCTCGTGCCTTCGGCCACGGGCTTGGCGAACAGGGGAAAGCCGAGGCCGACCTCCTCCACATCCTCCAGGCTGCGCACCACGGTAAAGTCCGCCGTGGCCAGCCCCAGGGAACGGACAACGGCGTTGGTGAACCCCTTGTTCAGGGTCAGGGCCATGAGGTCCGGCCCGGAAAAGGTATAGGGAATGTCGTAGGCGTCCAGCAGGGCCGGGACCTGGGCTTCTCGTCCCAGGCCCCTGCGCCCCTCGGCTATGTTGAAGACCATGTCCCAAGTCTCTCCGTCCGCCAGGCGTGAGGTAAGGGCGGCGATATTGCCGATTCGGACCACTTTGTGTCCCAGTCCCTCAAGCGCTTTGCGGATGCCTTCGACAGTCACCTCCGAGTCGAACTCGGCGGCTTCCTCGGGAGACATCCCCAGCTTGAGGTAATCGTCCTTGAGATCATAGGTCATGCCGATCTTCATCATGAAACCCTCGCACCGCGGCATTCCTCTTCCGCCGCGGCATCGGAGTCCGGATACCCGAAAACCCCGCCTTCATAGTTCTTGAGCAGGATGAAATTATCATCCCTGCCCACCACGCTCTCGGGAAGCAGCGGAATCTTTCCGCCGCCGCCGGGGGCGTCGATGACGTAGCTGGGCACCGCATACCCGGAGGTATGGCCGCGCAGCCCGGCTATGATTTCCAGCCCCTTTTCCACCCTGGTCCGGAAATGCCCGGAACCGGGGATGGGGTCGCACTGGTAGAGGTAATAGGGCTTGACCCGCACGCGCAGCAGTCCCTGCATGAGCCGCTTCATGGTCTGCACGTCGTCGTTGACCCCCTTGAGCAGCACGGTCTGGCTGCCCAGCGGGATGCCCGCGTCCGCCAGGGCCGCACAGGCCGCGGCGGTCTCCCCGGTCAGCTCGTCCGGGTGCGCGAAATGCAGGCTCATGAACAGCGGATGGTGCTTGCGCAGCATGGCCGTCAGCTCCGGGGTGATGCGCTGGGGCAGGACCGCCGGGACCTTGGTGCCGATGCGGACCATCTCCACATGCGGGATGCGTCGCAGCTCCGTGAGCAGCCAGTCGAGCTTGTCGTCCGGCAGGGTCAGTGGATCGCCGCCCGAAAGCAGGACGTCCCGGACCTCCTCGCGCTCCCGGATATAGGCGATGGCCCGCCGCCATTCCCGTTTGGAATGGGGATGCCTCTTCTGCCCCACCAGCCGGGAGCGCGTGCAGTAGCGGCAATAGGTGGAGCAGTAGTCCGTCACCAGAAACAGGACCCTGTCCGGATAGCGGTGCACCAGGCCCGGCACCGCCGTGTGGCCTTCCTCTCCGAGGGGGTCGTCCGCCTCGTGGAGGGACCGTATAAATTCATTCACCGTGGGTTCTATGCAGCGCCGGACTCCGTCGGAGACGGCCGTCGCCGCAACGCCGAGGTAGTACGGGGTGGCCGCCACGGGAAGCCCCTTGCCCAGGGGCAGCGTATGCGCGAGCGCGGTTCCGAACACATGTTCCATTTCGTCCGCATCCTTGATGCGGTGGGCTATCTGCCAGCGCCAGTCGTTCCATTTCTCGTCCGAAACCAGCGGATAATAACGGCTTCGGAACTCGGCAATCGTGGCGCATCCGCCTCCCGGCCCCTGCACGGCCCCGCGTTTTTCGTGCGAGACCGGCAAAAGGTCGGGGGGCTCCTGTTCTTCGTTGGTTACGACATCAAGCATGATTACCTCCTCATGCAAATAGCGTTAGTAGCCATCGTCGGCGGAAGGGATTTCCTCCTGGTCTTCCGCCCCCATGGCTTCCTCTATGACGACCATGTCCCCGACCTGGATGGCGGGTTGGTCTTCCATCATGAAATAGTTGCCGCGCACTTCGGTCATGAGCCCGGAGTAGTTGGGATCATCCATACCCACGAGCCGGTAGGTCCTGTTGCCGTCGTCAAGGTAGAAGCCGTCCTGCTCCTCGAAAACGAAGCCGGTCACCACAATGGGTTCATCCTCGGACGGGGAATTCCCCGCATGCACGGTTCCGGCAAAAAGCAGCAACACGGCCAGGGCCAGGATGATGTTGTTCAGGGACTTCATGACTACTCCTTGTGCGATCGATGGTTTGCATCTTCATCTTCAAGCCGGCACCACTTCACGGTGACAGCCTTTCTCATTGGATCCACAGGGCCGGCAATGCGCACCCGCTTTTGCAGCAGGGCAAGCAGGTCGGGCCGTTCCTCGAGATTCGCAATGGCAATGTCCTTTTCGCCGTTGCAGGCGAGGGAAATCTTCGAAACATGGAAATCGCCATCCCATCCGCTGGGGATGAGAACGCCGACAAAGGTCTCCCAGTTCGGCTCCTGCCTGTAATCTGCCCTTTCCATGTCTTTCTCCCTCGTCTATATTTGGCGCGCGAAAGCATTTCGAATGCCAACTTTATAATATATTGAAATAATTAAATAAATTTTAAGAAAAGTCGCCATAATAGGAATAAATAATTCCGTTTTGCAAATATCAGCAAACCACAGGCTGTTTCATGCCATTAACGCAGTAGCAAAACACAACATAACCATATGAAAAGAAAAGAATAAACTAAGATAGGAACTTTTTG of Salidesulfovibrio onnuriiensis contains these proteins:
- a CDS encoding KamA family radical SAM protein, producing MLDVVTNEEQEPPDLLPVSHEKRGAVQGPGGGCATIAEFRSRYYPLVSDEKWNDWRWQIAHRIKDADEMEHVFGTALAHTLPLGKGLPVAATPYYLGVAATAVSDGVRRCIEPTVNEFIRSLHEADDPLGEEGHTAVPGLVHRYPDRVLFLVTDYCSTYCRYCTRSRLVGQKRHPHSKREWRRAIAYIREREEVRDVLLSGGDPLTLPDDKLDWLLTELRRIPHVEMVRIGTKVPAVLPQRITPELTAMLRKHHPLFMSLHFAHPDELTGETAAACAALADAGIPLGSQTVLLKGVNDDVQTMKRLMQGLLRVRVKPYYLYQCDPIPGSGHFRTRVEKGLEIIAGLRGHTSGYAVPSYVIDAPGGGGKIPLLPESVVGRDDNFILLKNYEGGVFGYPDSDAAAEEECRGARVS
- a CDS encoding nitroreductase family protein, whose translation is MLNFMVDTEKCTQCGECARDCVFGVITMDGFPSINAERAGMCCRCQHCLAVCKPGAISILGKNPADSVPLSRNLPAPEQMEALILGRRSIRRYKKENVDPKLIRHLLELTTHAPTAVNQQLTRLTVVDNREAMDRLRERTAEAADKAIREGRIPQGMERIASFIQGGGDGEDVIFRNAPHLLVASAPKDALAPAADCHIALSYFELLANSHGIGTVWDGIARSVMDVIAPEIRELLGIPADHLVVAAMVFGKPAVKYHRSVQHSTDNIHRASL
- a CDS encoding D-alanine--D-alanine ligase family protein codes for the protein MMKIGMTYDLKDDYLKLGMSPEEAAEFDSEVTVEGIRKALEGLGHKVVRIGNIAALTSRLADGETWDMVFNIAEGRRGLGREAQVPALLDAYDIPYTFSGPDLMALTLNKGFTNAVVRSLGLATADFTVVRSLEDVEEVGLGFPLFAKPVAEGTSKGISSRSLTRNHDELRATCGDLLARFRQPVLVETFLPGREFTVGILGSGDEARIAGVLEVLATEKGDASAYTYENKQDWKKRVRYELVDDFAAMSSARLALRAWKGLGCLDGGRIDVRLDREGMPTFIEVNPLPGLNPESSDLPILWRQAGHRYEELIGAIFRSAAARLPKGDTEPWRVA
- a CDS encoding D-alanine--D-alanine ligase family protein → MTRKTVAIVRTRLDPGASADDLDVLAQSEFVARILRQLDWSVVEVELGDNLAEACGALESIRPDVVFNLVESMLGSDALAGIAPVLFQKGGLPFTGSDSAVLSLTCDKLSVKKRLNAVGLPTPWGAGLAEVENGAFQGPGMYIIKSRSEHASVGLDDTAVLRAEEREALLSSMRDFREKTGSSCIAERFIDGREFSVALVEYPVRKAVSLGAAEIVFRKDLPTKIVGYSAKWVQGSDEDLASVRSFDFAGEDPYLAHRLQHTANNCWSALGLRGYARIDFRTDAQGREYVIDVNANPCLSEDAGFIATSRHYGWEDADIIQAIIEGALNRYEKAGS
- a CDS encoding GNAT family N-acetyltransferase, which translates into the protein MKKQEAEPAHTVGCTLRFLDEVRMEDVRSLCAITAGTGFLSEDEVNVVEELAWAAITGGESSGYMFLLAFSHDGENRSPAGFACYGPIACTEGSYHLYWIVVDRLCQGQGYGTQILRKVEERVAARQGRKLFLETSSRPLYEPTRNFYWSTGYIEEGRLKDYYAPGEDCVHFAKELQPARG